The genomic window GATCATGCGGGTCTCGTCCCTCACCGGGATGGGCATGGAGGATCTCAGGAAGGCGCTCTGCGAAATGGCGGAGGGCTCGCGGCGCGAGGTGCCCGACCAGAGGTTCAGACTCTCGATCGACAGGGTGTTCACCCTCCAGGGACATGGAACCGTCGTTGCCGGGACCGTCCTCTCGGGTTCAGTCAACACCGGGGACGGGCTGGAGCTCCTCCCGGGCGGCAGGACCTTCAGGGTCAGGGAGATGCGCGTGAACGAGGGCAGGACGAAGGGGGCAGGCTCTGTCGGCGACAGGGTCGCCCTGAACCTCGTGGGCCTCGAGCGCGAGGAGGCCCGGCGGGGAAGCAGCCTCGCCACGCCAGGCTGGCTCTCCGCTCCCGACACGCTCGACACCGAACTCTCACTCCTTCCCGGATTCCCTCTCCAGATGAGGCAGAGGGTCAGGTTCCACTGCGGCACCGCCGAGGTGATGGCCAGGGCCGTGCCGATGGAGGGGGCCGACCTCCCTCCGGGCTCGTCCGGCTACGTCCATTTCCAGCTCGAGGAACCCGTGGTCTCCATGCCCGGCGACAGGTTCGTGATAAGGCGGTTCTCCCCGGTGACCACCATCGGCGGGGGAACGATCCTCGAGTCTGGGACGGCCAAGGTCAGGCAGAGGAACAGGGACGACAGGATCAGGCGCGTGGAGATGCTGGCCGAAGGCGACATCGGGGGCTTCCTGATGGAGCGCCTCAGGGCGGCTCGTGCGCAGGGCATCTCGCTTCCCGAGACCGCCCGCGAGGTCGGTCGCACTCCGGCCGAGGCCCGGACCGAGGCTGACGCCCTCGTGTCCGGCGGCATGGCCGTCTTCATGAGGGACGGATCGAGTGAAAGGCTGGTGCTCCGCGAAAGCTGCGACGGAGCCGCCCGCACGGTCCTCGATGCGCTGCGGCTCCATCATGCGGGGAGGCCTGCCAGCAGGGGCATGCCGACCTCGAACATCTCGAAGGTGTTCCCCGGCCTCCCCCAGTGGTTCGTGAAGGGGATCGTAGCCGGGCTTCTCGAGAACGGCTCCATGAGGCGCGAAGGAGACAGGATCGCGCTGGCGGAGCATCCCGCGGAGATGCCCGCGGAGGTCCGTGCAGAGGTCGACAGGGCCGTCTCGGAGATCGAAGCCGCCGGGCTGGATGGCTTCGACGCGTCCCGTGCCGACGCCGGGATGCTCGATTCGCTCTTCGAGCTGGGTCTTGTCATCGAGCTGGATAAGGGTATTGTCACGACTCCCTCGGTGGCGGCGAAGGCCTTCGGAACCGTCGTGCGCGGATTCGGGGAGGCGGAGTTCCGGCTGGGGGAGATGCGAGAGCTCCTGGGCGTGTCGAGGAAGCTCGCGGTCCAGTGGGCCGGCATCTTCGACGGGCTGGGATACACGGTGCGGAACGGTGATTTCAGAAAGGCCGCGGGGCCCCGGCCCGGCGGCGACTGAACCTGACCGGGGCGGCGCCCCGGATCGCCAGGACTTGGAGGACTGATGCGCATCGCTGTGGTCGGGAGCGGCTATGTCGGTCTGGTTGCCGCCACCTGCTTCGCCGAGACGGGCAACGAAGTCGTTTCCGTCGACAGGGACAAGGCAAAGATCGATCTCCTCAACGGAGGGGGGATACCGATCTTCGAGCCCGGGCTCGAGGAGATGGTCGGAAGGAATCGGGCGGAGGGCCGCCTGACCTTCACCACCGATCTCGCCGGCGCGGTGCGGAGCTGCGGGATCATCTTCATCGCGGTTGGAACGCCCCCTGACGAGGACGGCTCGGCCGACCTGAAGCACGTCCTGGCCGTCGCAAGGGAGATCGGTCTCAACATGGACGGCCCCAGGGTCGTCGTGAACAAGAGCACCGTGCCGGTGGGCACCGCCGATCTGGTGAAGGCCGAGATCGAAAAGTACACGGAGCATCCCGTGAGCATCGTGAGCAACCCCGAGTTCCTCAAGGAAGGCACGGCCATCGACGACTTCCTGAAACCCGACAGGGTCGTGATCGGCGCCGCCGATCCGGCGGCCGCGGAGGCCATGAGGGAGCTCTACTCCCCGTTCGTCAGGACCAACAACCCTGTGATCGTGATGAGCAACCGCAGCGCGGAGATGACCAAGTACGTGGCCAACAGCCTCCTGGCGGCCAGGATCTCCTTCATGAACGAGGTCGCGAACCTCTGCGACGTGATGGGCGCCGACATCGGAGAAGTCAGGGTGGGCGTCGGCTCCGACCACAGGATCGGCCCCAGCTTCCTGTTCCCGGGCGTGGGATTCGGCGGCTCCTGCTTCCCCAAGGATGTCAGAGCCCTCATGGCCACGGCGCGCGAGCAGGGCCTCCGCATGAAGTCGCTCGAGGCGGCCACCGAGGTGAACGAGGAGCAGAAGAAGGTCATCCTGTCCAAGATGGAGAGCGTCTTCGGCAGGTCCTTCACCGGGCTGAGGACCGCGGTCTGGGGGCTCGCTTTCAAGCCCAACACCGATGACATGCGCGAGGCTCCCGCCACGGTCGTCATCCGCGGGCTGCTCGAACGGGGCGCCACGGTGGCGGTCTACGATCCTCAGGCTATGAAGAACGCATCCGAGATTCTCGGCGGAACGATCGAGTACTGCAGGAACGGCTACGAGGCAGCCGAGGGGGCGGACGCCCTGCTGCTGCTGACCGAGTGGCTCGAGTTCAGGGAACCCGACTTCGCCCGTCTCGGTTCGATCATGAGACGGAAGGTCGTGTTCGACGGCCGGAACGTCTGGAATCCCGAGAAGCTCCGGAAGCTCGGCTTCGAGTATCGCGGGATCGGCAGGAGGTAGGACCCGTGAACGCCGTGCCGCCGCTGATGCTTGCCGCCCTGCTCTCGCAGGGCATGGGCGGATACGTGGTGCCCGGCGTGGAGACCGGCGAGGTGCAGATGAACGTCCATGTATGGGGCGAGGTGCTCGACCCGGGGACGTACCTGCTCCCGTTCGATGCCGATCTCGTGGAGGCGGTCTCCGCCGCCGGCGGGCCCACCGCCGAGGCCGATCTCGATGCCGTCAGGATCGTTACTTCTCTGGGCGAGGTCGAGTACGACCTTGCCGGCTTCCTGAGGGGAGAGGGGCATCCGGCGCCCGCCCTGACCCCCGGGACCACGGTGTATGTTCCGGTCTCCACCTCCGACTGGTGGAAGGAGGCCCTGGACATCGCCTACAAGATCATTGTGACGGTGAACCTGGTATGGCTGATGGCGGACCGCTGAGCATCCAGCCTCCGAAGGAGGACAGGGAGACTCTCCGGATAGGGGAGTACATCTGGATGATCCGGCAGGGCAAGTGGATCATCCTCACCTTCGTCGTCCTGTCCCTCATCGCGAGCATCTACATCACCATGAAGACCAGGCCGGTGTTCCAGTCGTCGGCCACGTTCCTCTACGACTTCAGCAGCAACATGTCGCAGGCTCTCGACTTCCCGGGCGTGTTCTGGTTCGAGGTGGAATCCGCCAAGAACAACCAGATCCAGATCATCAGGAGCAGGAGCATGGCCGAGGCCATAGCCGACTCGATCCTGAGATCGCCGGATTCGGACAGCCTGGTGTCACTCCTCTTCGACGGGAACGCGCCGCCTCCCCAGGCCCTCAGGGCATCCCTGGTCGGGCTCGTGGCAGGCAGCATTTCCGTCAGCGTGATGAAGGACACGGATTTCTTCGTGCTGTCCGCCGTCGGCGGCTCTCCGGAGGCCTCCGCCGTCCTGGCCAACCTGGCCGTGCAGTCCTACTACCGCTGGAACCTCGAGGAGGCGCGGGGCGAGAACAGGGAGGTCCGCGAGTTCCTCGACCAGCAGATGATCAGCATGGACGCCCAGCTCTCGATGGACGAGGACTCGCTCCGGTCCTACAAGGAGAGCAACGACTTCATCGACCTCTCGACGCAGGCGAGGGAGACCGTCGCGAGGCTCGTCTCTCTCGAATCGGCCGCGGCCGCGTCGCGCACCGAGATCGGCGCGCTCGGGGCGCAGAGGGACTATCTGGCGGGCAGTCTCGAGGAGTTCAGATCGGGCATGGCGGACGAGATATCCTCCGTCAACGACGAGTACATCTCCTCTCTTCAGGGGGAGCTGGCCCTGCTCGAATCGTCGAGGGCGGCGCTGCTGGCAGGCGGGGCTCAGCCGGGCGATCCGGCCCTCTCGGACGTGGAAGCCGAGATCGAACTCAGGACGAACTCGCTCTCCGCCGCCCTGGAGGGCCTCGTGCAGGCCCGCTTCCCCGAGAACCCCTCGGCCGCCGTGCAGTCCCTCGTGGGGCAGCTCACGGAGGTCGAGGCGGGCCTTCGGGCGGAGACCACCCGCGAGGCCGTGCTCAGACGCCAGGCCTCGCTCATAGAGTCGGAGCTCGAGATGCTCCCCGAGGCCGAGATGACCCTCGCCAGGCTCGAGCGGAACAGGCAGGTCAGCGAGAACGTCTATCTGCTACTGAGGAACCGGTATGAGGAGATCAGGATCGCAGAGGCCGGCCAGATCGGGAACGTCACGATCATCGACACGGCCCTCCCCGGGGGGATGATAAGGCCGTCTAGGCAGAGGAATCTGATGATGGGCCTGCTGATAGGCCTCGCCCTGGGCCTCGGCGTCGTCATCCTCAAGCAGCAGCTCGACAGCAGCATATCGAGCCCGGAGCAGGTCGAGGCCCTCGGGGTCTCCATCCTCGGGGTCATCCCGCACCTCCCGAGGAGCTCCTTCGCTTCCCGCACGGGCAGGTCCACCGTCTCTCCATCCCTCGTCACCCACTTCGCCCCGCGCGATCCCATCAGCGAAGCCTACCGCGACCTGCGAACGAGTCTCAGGTTCGCCAGGGCGGACAAGCCGGTCAGGAGCGTGCTGGTGACCAGCGCCGGCCCCAGGGAGGGCAAATCCACCACATCGGCGAACCTGGCCGTCACCTTCGCCCAGTCGGGGCAGCGGTGCATCCTGGTCGACGCCGACCTGAGGCGTCCCGTGCTGCACAACCTGTTCGGGCTGGAGCGGGAGCCGGGCCTCTCGGAAGCCGCGGCAGGCGTCAGCCCGCTCGATGCCTGCCTCAGACCCACCCCCGTCGAGAACCTTTCGCTGCTCCCCAGCGGATTCATCCCGCACAACCCCTCGGAACTCCTGGGGAGCCGCCGCATCAAGGAGATCATCTCCGAGCTTTCCGGGCGCTGCGACATGCTGATCATCGACAGCCCGCCGATGGCCGTGGTGACCGACGCCCTCCTCCTCAGCCCGGAGGTGGACGGCACCCTGCTCGTCGTGGGGGCCAAGCTGGGCAACAGGCGCGTTCTCCAGACCTCGCTCTCGAAGCTCTCGCGGTCGGCGTCGTTCATCGCGGGAGCCGTCCTCAACGGCTTCGATCCGCTCAGGATGTACACGTCCTACGGCTACTACACCTACCGCTACTACTACTACTACTACTCCGAAGGATCAGGCAGGAAGCGCAGCCGCAGAAGCCGCTGACCCACCCGGTCCCATCCCCGCAAGTGCATGTACGGCAGCCGTCAGCGGCATGGCCGCCGGTCCGCCGCGCCACGGTTCCGTCTTGCTGTGGTACGATTTCCCATCCCGGGGGTTGACAGTGGGGAATAGTGGGATAGAATATGCCCCGGGAGGGGTATGGCCGAGTTCTCGGGTAGACACGAACACATGCTCGACGAGAAGGGCCGCGTCAGCGTGCCCGCCGCCTTCAGGCGCCAGATCACCGGGGATGATCTCTATCTCAACCTTGGTATGGACGGCTGCCTCGAACTCTACTCCCCCGAGAAGTGGCAGCTCCTCCGCGAGGGGCTCGGCCGCCTCAACCGCAAGGAGGAGAAGCAGCGCTTCTTCATCCGGAGGTTCACCAGCCATCTGAGGCCGGTCGCGATCGACGCGCAGGGCCGGATCAGCATACCGGCCGATCTCCTCGCTCTCGCGGGGATCGGCTCCGCGGTCGTATTCCTCGGCCAGATGGATTCGATCGAGCTCTGGGATCCGGCCAGGCTCGACAAGGTGATGTCCAGGAGTGACGTGTCCTATGAAGAGGTCGCAGAGGGGCTGGACATAGAGCTCTAGAGCGGAGGGGGTCCGTGGTGATCGGTGCAGCGGGGCGCGCCGAAGGGCACCGGCCCGTGATGGCAGCCGAAGTGGCAGCCTTCCTGCGCACTGTCGACCCCGGGCTGATCGTCGACGGTACGGCGGGCGGCGGGGGCCATCTGAGGCACCTCATGGAGGTCTTCCCCTCCGCCAGATTCATAGCGGTCGACCGCGATCCGGACGCTGCCGGCGCTCTCCCGGCCGAACCCGGAAGGCTCCTGGTGAGGAACGCCAGCTACACCGACCTGCCCTCGATCGTTGCGGAATCGGGATTCGGCATGGCCGACGCCGCGCTCTTCGACCTGGGCCTGTCGTCCCTGCAGCTCGACGACCCCTCGAGGGGCTTCTCGCACAGGCTCGACGGCCCTCTGGACATGCGATTCTCGCGCGAGGAGGACGTGCGCCCGGCCGGCGACATCCTCAACGGGCTCCCCGAGAGGGAGATCGCCGACATCCTGTTCAGGTTCGGCGAAGAGGGCAGGAGCAGGATCATTGCACGGGCGATAGTGGCCTCGCGCCCTCTGGAATCGACATCCGACCTCGTCCGCGCGGTGCGGGGCGCCCTCAGGGGCAATCCCAACAGGGCCATGTCCAGGATCTTCCAGGCCCTGCGCATAGCCGTGAATGACGAACTCGGAGCCCTCTCCACCCTGCTCGCCGGCATGGGGGGCTGGGTGAGGCAGGGCGGGCTGGCCGCCGTCATCACCTTCCACTCGATAGAGGACAGGATGGTGAAGAGGTTCTTCATGGACTCGGGCGTCTTCGCTCATGCGACACCTCCCTGGGAGGTACCGTCCCGCGACGAGGCCCGCACGAATCCCAGGGCCAGGTCGGCCAGACTTCGCAGAGGGGTGAGGCTGTGAGGAACGCAAGGCGCATCGTGTTCGCGGTGGTCACCCTGGTGGCCCTGCTCGCCCTGAGCCAGGTGGTACTGTTCAATCTCAGACTCCACAGGACCCTGCAGCTCCAGAGCCTGTCGGCGGAGTGCGCCTCGCTGGAACGCGAGATAGAGGAACTGCAGAACGAGTCCGCGGTCCTTCTCTCACCATCGAGGCTTTCCGATCTCGGTGCCGCCATGGGACTCGGCCCCGTGCCCCTCGACATGATCGCGCTCGAGGGGGCGGACCCCTCTCTCCCGGAGGACGCGGTTGCGCAGCTCCGATGACTTCTCCTGCGAGAGGAGGACCGCGCGGATCCGCCTCGCGGCGGTGCTGACGCTCGCCCTGTTCGGCGTGGTCTTCTCGAAGCTGGTCAGGATACAGCTCATAGAGCACGGCCACTATGCCGGCCTGGCCGACGCCCAGCACACGCACAGGGAGACACTCGAGCCCAGACGCGGGAGGATACTCGACCGGAACGGCTTCCTTCTCGCGGGGAACACTCCCGTCGTGACGTTCGAAGTCTACTGGCCCAACGTCCCCGAAGGGTCCGAGTGCGAGATAGACTCGCTCTGCATGAGGCTGAGGGACTCGGGAGGGGATGCGCAGGTCCCTGACAGGACCGGGATAAACCAGATCCTGTCCAGGAACGTACCCTACGAGCAGGCACTCCCGTTCATCTCGGCCGGGCTGCCTGCGGGCGTGAACCTGCGCATGGTGGAACTGCGCACGTATCCGCTCGGTGACCTGACATCGATGATCCTCGGCAGAGCCGGACAGGGCTGCCTGGAGGGCCTCGAGGCCGAGTTCGACCAGCTCCTCTCCGGCACCGAGGGCGTTCGCTACGTCGAGCGCAGCGCCTATCCCGGCATGAGCGTCACCGACTCCCGTGCCGACAACATCCTGCCCGTCGACGGCTCGGATCTCATGCTCACCATCGACGCGAGGTTCCAGTGCATCGTCCAGCGTGAGCTGCAGGCGGCCGTTGAGCTCTCGGGAGGCAGCTGGGGCGCCGCCCTGGTGGTGGATCCGTCGAACGGAGACATCCTCG from Candidatus Fermentibacter sp. includes these protein-coding regions:
- the selB gene encoding selenocysteine-specific translation elongation factor → MGVVAGTAGHVDHGKSSLVRWLTGVDPDRLEEEKIRGITIELGYVFMPLPGGGVLAFIDVPGHEKFVRQMVAGVATVDFFLLVVAADEGVMPQTREHLDILRLLGVRRGLVALTKCDAVDSDIQELAEAETEELLSQGPYAGSRIMRVSSLTGMGMEDLRKALCEMAEGSRREVPDQRFRLSIDRVFTLQGHGTVVAGTVLSGSVNTGDGLELLPGGRTFRVREMRVNEGRTKGAGSVGDRVALNLVGLEREEARRGSSLATPGWLSAPDTLDTELSLLPGFPLQMRQRVRFHCGTAEVMARAVPMEGADLPPGSSGYVHFQLEEPVVSMPGDRFVIRRFSPVTTIGGGTILESGTAKVRQRNRDDRIRRVEMLAEGDIGGFLMERLRAARAQGISLPETAREVGRTPAEARTEADALVSGGMAVFMRDGSSERLVLRESCDGAARTVLDALRLHHAGRPASRGMPTSNISKVFPGLPQWFVKGIVAGLLENGSMRREGDRIALAEHPAEMPAEVRAEVDRAVSEIEAAGLDGFDASRADAGMLDSLFELGLVIELDKGIVTTPSVAAKAFGTVVRGFGEAEFRLGEMRELLGVSRKLAVQWAGIFDGLGYTVRNGDFRKAAGPRPGGD
- a CDS encoding UDP-glucose/GDP-mannose dehydrogenase family protein — translated: MRIAVVGSGYVGLVAATCFAETGNEVVSVDRDKAKIDLLNGGGIPIFEPGLEEMVGRNRAEGRLTFTTDLAGAVRSCGIIFIAVGTPPDEDGSADLKHVLAVAREIGLNMDGPRVVVNKSTVPVGTADLVKAEIEKYTEHPVSIVSNPEFLKEGTAIDDFLKPDRVVIGAADPAAAEAMRELYSPFVRTNNPVIVMSNRSAEMTKYVANSLLAARISFMNEVANLCDVMGADIGEVRVGVGSDHRIGPSFLFPGVGFGGSCFPKDVRALMATAREQGLRMKSLEAATEVNEEQKKVILSKMESVFGRSFTGLRTAVWGLAFKPNTDDMREAPATVVIRGLLERGATVAVYDPQAMKNASEILGGTIEYCRNGYEAAEGADALLLLTEWLEFREPDFARLGSIMRRKVVFDGRNVWNPEKLRKLGFEYRGIGRR
- a CDS encoding SLBB domain-containing protein, with protein sequence MNAVPPLMLAALLSQGMGGYVVPGVETGEVQMNVHVWGEVLDPGTYLLPFDADLVEAVSAAGGPTAEADLDAVRIVTSLGEVEYDLAGFLRGEGHPAPALTPGTTVYVPVSTSDWWKEALDIAYKIIVTVNLVWLMADR
- a CDS encoding polysaccharide biosynthesis tyrosine autokinase is translated as MADGGPLSIQPPKEDRETLRIGEYIWMIRQGKWIILTFVVLSLIASIYITMKTRPVFQSSATFLYDFSSNMSQALDFPGVFWFEVESAKNNQIQIIRSRSMAEAIADSILRSPDSDSLVSLLFDGNAPPPQALRASLVGLVAGSISVSVMKDTDFFVLSAVGGSPEASAVLANLAVQSYYRWNLEEARGENREVREFLDQQMISMDAQLSMDEDSLRSYKESNDFIDLSTQARETVARLVSLESAAAASRTEIGALGAQRDYLAGSLEEFRSGMADEISSVNDEYISSLQGELALLESSRAALLAGGAQPGDPALSDVEAEIELRTNSLSAALEGLVQARFPENPSAAVQSLVGQLTEVEAGLRAETTREAVLRRQASLIESELEMLPEAEMTLARLERNRQVSENVYLLLRNRYEEIRIAEAGQIGNVTIIDTALPGGMIRPSRQRNLMMGLLIGLALGLGVVILKQQLDSSISSPEQVEALGVSILGVIPHLPRSSFASRTGRSTVSPSLVTHFAPRDPISEAYRDLRTSLRFARADKPVRSVLVTSAGPREGKSTTSANLAVTFAQSGQRCILVDADLRRPVLHNLFGLEREPGLSEAAAGVSPLDACLRPTPVENLSLLPSGFIPHNPSELLGSRRIKEIISELSGRCDMLIIDSPPMAVVTDALLLSPEVDGTLLVVGAKLGNRRVLQTSLSKLSRSASFIAGAVLNGFDPLRMYTSYGYYTYRYYYYYYSEGSGRKRSRRSR
- a CDS encoding division/cell wall cluster transcriptional repressor MraZ, with protein sequence MAEFSGRHEHMLDEKGRVSVPAAFRRQITGDDLYLNLGMDGCLELYSPEKWQLLREGLGRLNRKEEKQRFFIRRFTSHLRPVAIDAQGRISIPADLLALAGIGSAVVFLGQMDSIELWDPARLDKVMSRSDVSYEEVAEGLDIEL
- the rsmH gene encoding 16S rRNA (cytosine(1402)-N(4))-methyltransferase RsmH; its protein translation is MVIGAAGRAEGHRPVMAAEVAAFLRTVDPGLIVDGTAGGGGHLRHLMEVFPSARFIAVDRDPDAAGALPAEPGRLLVRNASYTDLPSIVAESGFGMADAALFDLGLSSLQLDDPSRGFSHRLDGPLDMRFSREEDVRPAGDILNGLPEREIADILFRFGEEGRSRIIARAIVASRPLESTSDLVRAVRGALRGNPNRAMSRIFQALRIAVNDELGALSTLLAGMGGWVRQGGLAAVITFHSIEDRMVKRFFMDSGVFAHATPPWEVPSRDEARTNPRARSARLRRGVRL